From uncultured Desulfobacter sp.:
ATCTAAATTCTTTTACCTATGATTTTGAGCGGGCCTGGGAATTTGGAACATTCGTTATTGAAGCCAAGGTGCCTGTTTCAAAAGTTTTTTTTGATGGCGCTTTTCTCCATGCCGGGATACTCAAGGGGGAGGAAGAAGTGTTGGTCATTGGCGGCTTGTACGATATTTCCAGACGAATAATATAATAAGGAAGCCCATCATGCAATCGGTTCAGATACCTGACAGAAAACAAATTGTGGAAAAGGCAAAAGGGGCCTTTGTCGGTCTTGCCGTTGGCGATGCTTTAGGGGCGACTACCGAGTTCATGACACCCGAGGAAATCAAATTACAATATGGTGTACATAAACAGATCATTGGGAAAGGATGGTTGTATCTTAAAGCCGGTCAAGTGACGGATGACACGGAAATGTCCATTTGTATCGGGCGGGCCATTCGAAATTCCCAGGGATGGAATCTTACCGCCGTTGCCGATGAATTTGCCAATTGGGTGAAAGGACGCCCGATTGATGTCGGCTCAACATGTGCCAGGGGAATCAGAAACTACATTCTCCACCAAACCCTTGAAGCGGCACCGAGTCGTTGGAGTGCCGGAAACGGGGCCTTGATGCGCATGCTTCCCGTTGCGCTTTACACCTTGGGCAATGAAGATTTCCTTGCGCAATATGTGGTGGAACAGGCCCATCTGACCCACAATAATCCTTTGTCCGATGCGGCATGTATTTTTTTTGGCCGCCTGCTCCATGAGGCCATGATGGGTGCTACATTGAATCAACTTCTGATCCATACCGACCTTTTTGTGGATGAACATCCGGATTTTCGTTATCGTCCGTATCCGGGTAAAAGCTCTGCCTATGTTGTGGACACGGTGCAGACCGTTTTTCACTTTCTATATTCAACTGTCACCTTTGAAGAGTGCCTTATCGGTACGGTAAACCAGGGGGGGGATGCAGATACGACCGGTGCATTGGTGGGGATGCTTGCCGGTGCTGTCTATGGGATCGAGGGAATACCCAAGCGCTGGTTAAAACGATTGGATTCTCGTGTTTATTCAGAGGTCGATGAACTTTCAGAATATTTGGTGGAACACTCTCCGGCATTTTTACCGTTGAATGATTAATAAACTTTAACCAAATGTTAAAAAGGAAATTATGAAATATCAGCATATATTTAACGACGGGTCTGTGTGCGATCTGCCGGTGGGAAAGGTGGTTTGTGTCGGTCGCAATTATGTAGACCATATCAAGGAACTGGACAATCCCATGCCCACGGATCCTATTTTGTTTATCAAACCGGCAACATCGCTGCAGCCGATCAGTCAGCCCATTGTAATCCCTGATTTTACAGAGGACTGTCACAATGAAACGGAATTGGCCGTGTTGATCGGCAAGGATATCAGCAGGGTAAGCCGGGAAGAGGTTGAGGCTGCGGTTGCCGGTTATGGAATTGCATTGGATCTGACATTGCGGGATATCCAGAAATCCCTGAAGGAGAAAGGCCTGCCCTGGGAGAAGGCAAAAGCATTCGACGGTTCCTGTCCGATCTCTCCATTTATTAGGCCTGATGACCTTCCAAACCCCCAGGATACGCGGTTGAAACTGGAAGTGAATGGCCAGGTGCGGCAGGATGAGAGTACTAAATTGATGATTAACAAAATATTTGACTTGATTGTTTACATGTCCGGTTTTTTTACACTGTTGCCCGGCGATGTCGTGCTTACCGGAACCCCGGCCGGTGTAGCCGCGTTGAAATCAGGTGACCAGCTGGCATTGGAACTTGACGACCGGTTTGGCTTCTCTACATCTGTTGTATGATACCAGCATGGTTATTTCTATAGCGAATCGTGTAAGGGTAATTTTGAAAAACTTGCGTCGTCAAGTCTATAATCTTGTTTAAATAAGGATAAACAAGCCATAACCGCTTTTTTATCAAACCACCTCCCAGCCTTTGATTGTATAAGCAATAATGCTTCTTTCAAAGAGCTTGCTGGTCGATAGGTCTGTGGGAGGTTAAATTTGATCATCAGGTGTTAACGCTATCTTTTGGAAAAAACGGGTGTCTGGGAAAAAATATACGACCGTCTGCGTATGAAAACGCGTGAGAAAGAAGGCCGGGACCCGAATTCCAGTGCCGTTATTATTGACAGTCAATTTGTTAAATCCACTGAGCAAGGCGCTCCACGCGGTTATGATGCCGGTAAAAACTTTCAATAACAGAAGCATTGTTGGGGGGCGTTCAAATTTCACACTGCAGACTATGTCAAAAATAAAATAATACCTTGACATTCTTTCAATTAGGGAAATAATGAAGTAAAAAAATAGCGTGTGTTTTGTTCTATGCAACAGTTATAATTATTAAGGTGCATCCATACTGAAAAATAGTGATCAATGCAAATTCTGAACCCTTCCCGGTGGTATCTCCATCCGGTGTTTATTTTTGCCTGTTCCATTTTTGCCCTTGCCACATTTCTGGTCCTTACGGTCAGTCTTTACATGGAGATCCGTTCTGCCCTTGAAGTGGTGATGCTAAAGTTCAACATTGCACCCCAGGTCATTTTTCCCTCCAAAACAGGTATGACAATACTTGTCCTGAGCCTCTTGATATTCGTGGTTCTGGCCGGCATTTTTTTAGCTTTTATCTATTACCAGAAAACGGTGAACCTGTTCCGCCTACAGCACAATTTTATCTATAATTTTACCCACGAACTGAAAACGCCTGTCACGTCTATTCGCCTTTATCTTGAGACCTTTATTCGTCACCCCATGGACCCTGGGGACGTAAAAAAATACAGTACTGCAATGCTCAAGGATGTTGACCGGCTCACGGAAAATATAGACCGGATTCTTAATCTGGCACGCATAGAGAGCCAAAATTTTGGATCAAAGGTGACCCGGGAAAGCCTTGTGGTACTTTTAAAGGATTTTTGCCGGAAAAATGCTTCCTTGTTCAGGGATCTTGAGGTAAAGATTGAAAATCCGTCCGGGGGCAGATTTGAGTATCCGATAAATTCTTTTTTATTGGATATCCTGCTGACCAATATTTTTTCAAATGCCATCCGTTACAATGAAAGCAGCACACCCAGTTTGACCATTTTGTTTAAAAGTTACTTGCAGAAAGTTACCATAGATTTTATTGATAATGGTATAGGTGTAGATAAAGAGGATGCAAAGAAAATTTTTCGAAAATTTTACCAGGGGGACAGGAATAGTCATCAGGCAAATACAGGATCCGGCCTTGGGTTGTATCTTGTTTCAAGTATTGCTGCCATTCATGGTTGGCGTGCCTCGGTTTCCAGTGAAGGTAAGGGAAAAGGCGCTAAATTTACCATTACCATCCCCCGGGCAAGTATTGCTAGCGTCAGAGATAAAGAGTTATGGAAACGGCTGAAAAAAAACGTATTCTGATCATAGAGGATGAATCTCATATTGCTGAAGGGATCAAACTGAACCTCACCCTCCAGGGATATGCGGCTAAAGTGGCTGCCGACGGCATTGAAGGCCTTGAAAAATGGCGTGCCTGGCACCCGGATCTTATTGTTCTGGATATCATGCTGCCCATGGTTGACGGGTTTTCTATTCTACAGACTATCCGCCGGGAGGATGAAAAAATACCTGTATTGATTTTATCGGCCCGGGGAGACACCCGGGATAAAGTTCGGGGATTGAAATACGGGGTGGATGATTATCTGTCTAAGCCCTTTGATCTGGAAGAATTCCTTTTGCGTGTGGAGCGGCTTGTAAAACGTAAAGAATGGTACGCACAGCCTGGAAAAAAGGAAAAAAAATCAGATTGTCCTTTATTTGACG
This genomic window contains:
- a CDS encoding HAMP domain-containing sensor histidine kinase, whose amino-acid sequence is MQILNPSRWYLHPVFIFACSIFALATFLVLTVSLYMEIRSALEVVMLKFNIAPQVIFPSKTGMTILVLSLLIFVVLAGIFLAFIYYQKTVNLFRLQHNFIYNFTHELKTPVTSIRLYLETFIRHPMDPGDVKKYSTAMLKDVDRLTENIDRILNLARIESQNFGSKVTRESLVVLLKDFCRKNASLFRDLEVKIENPSGGRFEYPINSFLLDILLTNIFSNAIRYNESSTPSLTILFKSYLQKVTIDFIDNGIGVDKEDAKKIFRKFYQGDRNSHQANTGSGLGLYLVSSIAAIHGWRASVSSEGKGKGAKFTITIPRASIASVRDKELWKRLKKNVF
- a CDS encoding response regulator transcription factor, encoding METAEKKRILIIEDESHIAEGIKLNLTLQGYAAKVAADGIEGLEKWRAWHPDLIVLDIMLPMVDGFSILQTIRREDEKIPVLILSARGDTRDKVRGLKYGVDDYLSKPFDLEEFLLRVERLVKRKEWYAQPGKKEKKSDCPLFDGTSYSFGTNHIDFVTSTAQCAAGEVVLTEQEITLLRIFIAHQGKPLSRKTLLKAGWGYARDTSTRTVDNFIVRFRKYFEPKPKSPVYFKSRRSVGYIFEPEG
- the draG gene encoding ADP-ribosyl-[dinitrogen reductase] hydrolase — translated: MQSVQIPDRKQIVEKAKGAFVGLAVGDALGATTEFMTPEEIKLQYGVHKQIIGKGWLYLKAGQVTDDTEMSICIGRAIRNSQGWNLTAVADEFANWVKGRPIDVGSTCARGIRNYILHQTLEAAPSRWSAGNGALMRMLPVALYTLGNEDFLAQYVVEQAHLTHNNPLSDAACIFFGRLLHEAMMGATLNQLLIHTDLFVDEHPDFRYRPYPGKSSAYVVDTVQTVFHFLYSTVTFEECLIGTVNQGGDADTTGALVGMLAGAVYGIEGIPKRWLKRLDSRVYSEVDELSEYLVEHSPAFLPLND
- a CDS encoding fumarylacetoacetate hydrolase family protein; the encoded protein is MKYQHIFNDGSVCDLPVGKVVCVGRNYVDHIKELDNPMPTDPILFIKPATSLQPISQPIVIPDFTEDCHNETELAVLIGKDISRVSREEVEAAVAGYGIALDLTLRDIQKSLKEKGLPWEKAKAFDGSCPISPFIRPDDLPNPQDTRLKLEVNGQVRQDESTKLMINKIFDLIVYMSGFFTLLPGDVVLTGTPAGVAALKSGDQLALELDDRFGFSTSVV